The sequence TGGTGCGAACAAATACTAAGGGGTCTAAGTCGTCAATATTCTCAAACGGTGTACCGGCAACTTTAACCAGCATATTAATCGGTACGGAATCAGGATGCTGCTCCATGTTCGCTAGCTGTTGCAACAAACCACTACGATCGCTCGCCTGTTCGCCCATGCCGACGATACCGCCGGAACAAACCTTCATCCCAGCAGCGCGGACATTAGACAAGGTATCAAGTCTGTCTTGATAAGTACGGGTAGTAATAATGTCGCCATAATACTCGGGAGAGGTATCCAGATTATGGTTATAATAGTCAAGTCCAGCCTCGGCAAGCTCGCCGGCTTGTTCAGGAGAAAGCATGCCTAAGGTCATACAGGTCTCCATACCCATGCCTTTTACTTCGCTAACCATGTCTTTCAGGTAAGGCATGTCTCTTGGGTGTGGATTACGCCATGCCGCGCCCATACAAAAACGAGAAGCCCCAGCCGCCTTGGCGCTACGAGCCTCGGTCAATACCTTATCAATCTCGATTAAGCGCTCTTTCTCCAGACCCGTATCGTAACGGGCACTCTGGGGGCAATATTTGCAATCTTCTGGACAAGCACCTGTTTTAATCGACAATAATCGGCTGATCTGCACCTCATTTGGATCGTAGACCTGACGATGTAATGAATGCGCCTTAAACAGTAGGTCATTCATAGGCAAAGCAAAAAGAGCTTCAATTTCATCACGTTGCCAATCATAGCGCAGCTGTATATCCGACATTTAACTTACCCTTTTTACTCAATATAATTTGTTTTTATCTTGCCTAGGATACCTGCAGGTCGTAATCTGTCAACGCCAACCAGTCAAACAGGTTTACTAACGGTCAATATATGAACAAAAATAATTCTGATATCAATCCTAGTATCTCAGCAGCTATTCTTCCTACACCTGAGTTTTGTACATCTAAGCATTCGACATCGAACATAGATCTGGAATTTGATAAGCAGCACATCTGGCATCCCTATACTTCGATGAACAACGCCCTCCCCGCTTTCGGTGTAGTATCGGCAAAAGAGTGCGAGCTGACCTTAGATGATGGCCGTCAGCTTATCGATGGCACCAGCTCATGGTGGGCCTGCGTCCATGGTTACAGTCACCCCGTCATCATTGATGCAATGCAGGCACAGCTTAATAAACTGAGCCATGTGATGTTTGGTGGGATCACCCACCAGCCAGCGATAGAGCTGTCAAAAAAGTTAGTCGAGATGACCAGTGATAACCTGACTAAGGTGTTTTTGGCAGACTCGGGCTCTATTGCTGTCGAAGTGGCGCTTAAGATGGCGCTGCAATATTGGCAAGGACGAAATCAGCCACAGAAACAGCGTATTTTGACGGTAAAATGTGGTTATCACGGTGATACCTTTGCCGCCATGAGCATATGTGATCCTGAAGGTGGCATGCATACTATGTTCGGTGACTCTGTCACCCAGCATGAGTTTGTCAGTGCCCCAGAAGCTAGTTTTGGCGCCAGCTTTAATCCCGGCGAGCTCGACGAGATGCGATCAAAACTTGAAGCACAGCACCATGAAATTGCCGCTGTGATTATTGAGCCAATTCTACAGGGAGCCGGTGGTATGCGCTTCTATCACCCGGATTACCTAGCAGGCTTGCGTCAGCTTTGTGATGAATTTAAGGTGCTACTGATCCTTGATGAAATCGCCACAGGCTTTGGCCGCACAGGAAAAATGTTCGCCTATGAACACGCCAGAATAAATGGACAAGCCATCGAGGCCGATATCCTCTGTTTAGGTAAAGCCTTAACCGGCGGTTATATCTCTCTTGCTGTAACTATGTGCAGTGATGAAGTCGCAAAAGGGATCAGTGACTCCCCGGCGGGTGTGTTTATGCATGGCCCCACCTTTATGGGAAATCCATTAGCCTGCTCTGCTGCTTGTGCAAGTTTAGATCTATTAGCAACCAATGAATGGCAAGGTCAAATTAGTCGCATAGAGGCTCAGCTAAAATCTCAACTTGAAGAAGCGAAAAACTACCCGGAAGTGAAAGATGTACGGGTACTCGGTGGCATCGGCGTGATTGAGATGAACGCGACAGTCAATACCGCCGAGCTTCAGCAAAATTTTGTCGATTTAGGCGTCTGGATTAGGCCGTTTTCTAATCTGATTTATATCATGCCGCCCTATGTGATCACACCAGAGCAGCTGACTAAGCTAACCTCGGCGATGAAACAAGTCGCCAGCACAATTTTACCCTACAAGCATGAAGGTTTTATCAGTAATGGCTAACGTTATCTTCTACTCGATGATAATTCAGTAAGCGTTAAGCATTAAAAAAACCACCCTGAATAAGGGTAATGCCGATCACTTAGTCACTATTTTGCATACATAATCACTTTTTATTCACTTTCTGAATTAACGGAATTTGTGTAGCAATCATTGACTAACAGCAGAACGAGTAAGGGCTACAGCCAGATTTAGATTAAATCCCCTGTAGCCCTTATTTTATCAATATTTTTTCTTAACTTACCGGCATTACCCTGAATAAGGGTGGTTTTTTGTTAATACCTATCGGTATCGATGACGTTAGTGGTTAATTTAAAAATTCACGACTTTATCATTTGAACATTCTGTATCAGATAGGCAGACCTTATAAGTAAAGCTGCTACCCGCTTCGCCGTGGAACCTATCGGTATAGTGGGTATTTGTCGATGTACCTACCGCAGTTCCATCACGATAGACGGTGTAACTTTGAGCAAAGTCACCACTCCAATCCAGCGTCACACGAATTGTGCCTCGATTAGATATCTTGGCTCGGGTCACGGTCAAATCGATGGCAGCATCAGACACTTCAACTTCATAGGTCTGAGTCACGATTGTAGAGGCTCCGTCATCGTCGGTGACGGTTAGGCTAACATCGTAGCTCCCCGAATCAGTATAACTGTGAGTCGCATATTCTCCATTGGCCGATGTACCATCGCCGAAGTTCCAGCTCCAATCCGAAATATCACCATCACTGTCGGTACTGGTACTGGTAAATGTGGCATTCCCCCTATCAAAACTTGCCTCGAATGCGGCAACGGGCGCCTCATTGGGCAAATCAACGCCTTGGTAACTGCCTGTCAGGCTTACGCCATCAAATGCTTCCCAAGCATGTAACATCACCCAATATGTCCCTTCTTGGGCTGAATCGATTGAACATGTCTCTTCATTTCCTGACTCATAAGGGCGACAGTCATAATTATCAGATGATGGCACTTCACCAAATTTCACATAGAGATCAGCATCACCTGTTCCACCTGTGATAGCAAAGCTTAAATCTGTCGGCTGTGCACCGACTTCTAAGGTGTAATACGCTTTATTTCCTGTATTTCCTGAGACTTGTACCCCTGTACCGTTAATCAATATTTCCGGAGTGGGTTCTGGCTCAGGATCTGGCTCCACACACGCTTCAACCCCCACAGCAGTAAACGCAGCAAGTACATCGGATTCACTGTAACCAAGATCAACAGCAGCACTCTTCACCCCACATGCCCCATCCCAGAATTTACTGTTAGCGGTCCAGTAAACTTGGTTGGCTCTAACCATCACATCGAATGCCTTTCGAGTGTCCCAACCTGTGGTATTTGCTAAGGTGTAGAAGGCTTTATTAAATACTCCAGAGCTATGGTGCACATCGATACCATCATAATAATCCGCCGCATTACCGATTGAATTACCATCTTGGGTAGGATCGGCCATATATCTTAACGCCCCTTCCCCTTTGAAAATTCCAGCGCCCACTAACCAGTCATTACTTCCAAGCATATAAAATTCTGCGGCTTCACCGGCCATATCTGAAAAGGCTTCATTCATGCCGCCAGAGCGATTAGCATATACAAGTCCAGAGTTTTGCTCGGTGAACCCATGGCTCACTTCATGAGCTGACACATCCAGGCTGACTAAAGGATAAAAGAAGTCTTTACCATCACCAAATGTCATGGCTGAACCATCCCAGAACGCATTCTCGTATTCAGTACCGTAATGCACGCGCATGGTTAATTTGAAGCTCAATGGCGCAGTGTTATACCAGTCGCTAAACATGTTATAGATGACGTTACCGAAAAAATGTGCATCGTTGAGCGGAGAGAAGGCACCGTTAATTTCCTTCACGGTATTGCGAGGACAAAGGTAGCTAAATGGCGTATTACCGCTGCTGCCATGATTAAGGTTAACAGTTGCTACGTTAGCCGAGTCCATGGTGCAGTTATCACCGGATTCAATCACATCTAAGAAGCCAAAATCAGTACCGTATTCGTATTGGCCAACTTTGTCGTTACCGCCGGGTCCGGTACCCAACTGTGTATGATTAAGGCCCTCCCAACGCTCGATAACGGCACCAGTTTTGGCATCCACAATAGTGAAAGGACGGCTGGGATTCGTACCATAAACCACATAGGAGGTGATATAGACCAGCCTCGGCTCACCCGATTTATCATGATAGATCCACATGTCAGATTTAGGGTTGTTCGCATCAGACCTTATGCTTTTATTCGACTTCTGCTTCATCGAAATATCAAGTGCCTGCTCTGACGTTATTGTCGCTTTAACAAAACTTTCTGGTTTAGCTATATTTGCCAGAATCGAACCTTGTACCTGAGAATAAAGCCCCATATTAGATTTTGAGGCACTGACAGAATAACCAAATACTGGTATACCATAAAAATATTGCTGTAAACGTTGTTTAGTTCCTGACTTTCCCAGAGATATTTCCTTAGAGACTCTAAATTCACTGCCTTTCTCTGCAGAGATAACATTCTGAATATTATTACTGGCCGTGGTATTTATCAGGTTAGACACGTCAACTTTATTGGCTGCATATGCTGAACTAGCCATGGACGCCGATACAGCGAGACAAACCAAAGACATTTTATTATTTAGCATTATTTTTTGACCCATTGATTTATTAAAAAGATAGAATTTCTGCAAATACAGATATCCAAGTCATTTTCAACTCGATGATATTCATGTCGGTAAGTTTTTTGATTAAAAACCCATATAAACCTATACAAAACATAGATCTTTATATAATCAAAAACCAGAAACCACATAAAACCAACAAATCGTTAACCATCATGCTATAGAGCTAAAAATACGTGCACAATCGGAAGAAAGAACTATCTTTGAGTAAATTTATGGCGCAAAAAATTGACAAGCGATAGAGAAATTGACGCTATAAGTGAGAATGGTTCATAATTTAAGTAGCTTAGTTAATATGACTCATTTATTTAAGCTATAAAAATAATAAGATTTAATCCATTAATTCATTATAGACTTTTACATAAATCATATTTTAAGAGGGAATAACTCAGATAGACCAATTATTTAATTTACCCCAAACCATAAGGAATGGGGTAATAACTGTTTAATTACCAGCTTAAATTATTTAGCTCTGTTAGGGTTGAACTACAGGATTCACAGTCAATTCAACATTTTCGAAACCGAGTAAATCCATTTCATCTGCACTGAAGTTGATATCTTTAAGCTCTACCCCTTGTCCGCCGCTTCTCGAGCTATCAAGCTGACGAGTTTTAGGGTAACCAATCTCGATATCACCAGCGAATTGGTTTTCAGCATAAAAATCGCCCGTAACTGAAGACTTTATTGGCCTTAGGACTCGCCCCAGCGTATTTTTCATGGTAGATAAACCATATTCATCGATTGTCCATGACCAATCCCACCACTTGATCTCACCTGGGATATAACGCTTATCCCATTGGTAACTGATACTGCTAGCATTATCTTTCCACCGCCCAATGGTGAAAGTATGAGACTTGGTCGGACGATTTTCCGGATGAGTATGCCAAGCATTGCCTCCCCAACGTAAAAAACCATTTAAGGTCAAATCATAACTGATATCGGCATCGAACTGATAAGGGTATGAAATACTTGATTTATAAATGGCTATCCTGATTGGAGTTGTCGAGTTGGCCGGTACCATAGGTCTAGCTTCAACCGACACACCGTTATTCTCAGATCCGCCAGTTTGAGAAGACCAAGACTGATTTGCCGCTATCTCAATTGAGATTTCAGTTTCTCCTACCAAAGGCCACTTAAACTTATTTTTTGTAGTGACTTTTTCACTTAAGCCATAAGTATCTGTTTTCGACCAGTTGCTGGCCGTGTCGTACCTTAATGTCACTACCACCTGTTGAGGCGTATCTTCATGATTCACAGCATTGGCAGTAATCGTTTTAATCAGTTGCTTACCTGATTCGGTAATTTCTCCATGAGAAAAACCAGTATGGTCCAGGGTGTACGCAAAGTTACTGACCCTAATGGATGTCTTTTCTCCACACCTGTAGCCGCTACAAGAACCTTGGTTATTACCTTGAATACGCCAACTATCTCCCTCGCGGACAATATCCATATCTTCACCAACATAGTTGCTATGGTTACCACCGACCCAGGCATAGCCTAGGAAGTGAGCTAAATAACTAGCAGGCTGAACAAAATAATTTTGATCATGAACGAGTCGCCATTGCACATCCACTTCATCACCAGAGGGAATAGCACGCGTAGATAAAACTGGGATCGCATCAATATCACTGTTTTTAGGGTAGCACCATGTATTATTTGCTGTGCCTGGCTTTATCTCACCGTAATATCCGGGCCCCATGATTACCCATTTATCGGCGAGACCGGATATTTGCCATTTTCCCATTTTTGCAACAATTGCAGACTTAGCCGATTGGGCCTCATCACGTGTCACGGTGCGATAACCTTCTCCGCAGATCTCTGACCCAAGGTTAAATAGTTTCAATTGATCCGGATAGATAGGTTCTGGTGTATTAGCAGAAACCAGGAATGGCAAACATGCCATAGACAGAAATAATGTACTAATTGAACTTGATATTTTCATGTCGAACTCCTTTTCTAGATTCAATGCATTAAAAATTTATTTAGGAATGTACAATTATATTTCAATAAATAGATATTAGCTTTCGCTTATCCAAACTGTAAAAAAAACATTCCTCTGTCAAATAAAAACACCAAGGCGATACAAATTGAATCACACATTAATAATAAGATCCGCATTTGTTAAATTGGCAAGAATTAACAATTAAAAAATTATTTAAGAATAATAATGAAAAAGACATGAAAACAATTAACCATTATTTTCAACACCTTGTAAATGTTAACTAATTACAATCTGTAATTTATAGGTTAATTCATTTTAATTTAAACGGGAGTTAATCGATGGGGAGAGTCATGATGAAAGCATATACAAACGAGTTTTGTAACAAACAAGGCATTAATGAATTGGATATTATATTGAATATTTATAGATAGTCATTCACTGAATCCAAGGGCTTAATGACTATAAACGTAGAATAAATCACCCTACCCGTTGACCATCTGCATCGCCAAGCGCTTATCTTGCCTTATAGCTTCTTTACGCTCCGCCCTTCTTTTTGTTGTAAATGCCGTAAGCGGATCCTTATAATACTTAATTTCGAGGCCACTAAAGGTCGGAACCTCAACAGCATAGAGTCCCTGGGAAAAACTCACGCCTTCGGGTAACACTTTCATATTCATTTCCACTAAGTCCCCTCAATGTACAGCTGTCTGAGTTGACCCACACAGGTATTTAGCTGAGAGAATATACTAAATAAATACAAAGATAAACACCTGTCTAGTCATCAGGTCACCCATCCTAGTGGTCAAACACCTATAAATGATATCAATTCAATCGCTTAATTAATACCAACCTTAGGCTGCTCTATCCTTGGTTTCCATTCCCACCACTGCATCTGCTCGGCCTCTTGTTTGTCTATCTGTTTATCCGGTTTTTGCTGAGCAGCTTCCTCTTTGTCAGAGGTTTGCTTATAGGATCGGGTCTGATAAATATCCCAGGTGATCAGATAATTAGGATCGGTCACTGTCACCCCCTCAACACTGGTGTGGAACCTTCCTTTAGGCGCAGTAAACCAACATGACAGATCTGTGGGGATAAGGAACTGCTTACTTCCCGACTCTGAGCCCTCTTTTGCAAATAGCTCGATACCTATGCCTTTTTCTTCATCACTGGAACTGACTTTTCCCGCCAACAGAGACTGCTTGAGCATCTCTCCTTCGGCGTTAAAGTAGGTCAGTCCAATCAAGCAGGTCTTCTCTATGGTCGTTTCCAATGTCAGCATACTCACCTCGTTTATTTTTCTTATTCTTATCATGTTGGTATCTATTATTCTGGCTCTTTTACTGCGCAGCTCCCAACACTTGTTATCTGGCTTAATGGGTCAACGGCACGGCACCACACCACAAGCCGGATTATCCGCTAAACCTATATCTCTGGCATGTTGCTCGAAGCCCTTATTTTTCCAGAAGAAGGCACCGGGCATAGTGGTGGGGATCACTAAGTTATAAAACAGGGCCCGACCGATGACGGCGCTAATGCAGTTAATCAAGGCGATAATTGACCAAGCAAGGAATGCCCACAGGCTAACGCCTACAGACTCTGAAGTCGCTCCTTGAGTATTGAGTAAGCCTGATTCTCCCAAGCCCAGTAAGCTAAGGCCGGCAAAAATATTGAAGGCAAGCAGCAGGTTGCGCAGCTTATAGGTCTTACCAAAAGTGGTGCACTGAATGTAATGTGCCGCTCCGCCCTCATTTTCACTGGCATTGAGATCACGATTGTGACCTATCAGACCCATGGTTTCGAGCGCCACACCAAATAACCATACTCCTCCCAGTAGCTGTAAAGCAGGTAATAGTGGCAGAGACAACACGGCCAGAGTGCTCAAAATCATCACGCCACTCACCATAGATCCCAAGGACAAGCTGTTACCTAGGAAGCTGGTCACCGTTTGCCAATGATTCCAAAATGGTCGTGCCTTAATCTGATAACACTGGTTCATGTAATACAGACCCGCAACACCAGAAATGCTGGCAAAAATGCCCGCCCCCAGAGTCAAGTTAGCCAAAGAAAAGGAACCGATAAACTTGGACAGACTGAGCCCGCCCCCAGAGATCAGTTGCTCATTAAACCAGGTATTCGTGGCTAGCAAGCACACGGCCATCAGACCGAGTCCAGCGCTGAACATGGCCAAGCCTAATCCTTCACGGCTCATGGGTGAATAACGCAGGTTATTAAAGCCGCGATAGAAACGAAAAGGTTTACCTAGGTGAGTCACACTCATAAATAGGCCAAAAGAGGTCATCGAAAGCGATGTGACCACCAGCAGCAACATCATATCTGAGGCCGCAAATAGCTCAAACAGCTCAACCCCACCCAAGGCCGCAAAAAAGGGGACGATGAACGTGCCCAGAGCAGCCTGAGCAAACAAGGTGAACAGCACCAAAGGATTCTCCCGACTGTTAAGCTTAGCCAGATTCCAGTGCTGCTGTTTACCCACTTTCTGATCTATCACAGGCTTATATTGGCCGTCTTCGCCCTTGTGGTATTTTACCGGCATAGAGTCGGTACGTGTCATCTCTTCCGGCATCGTCTTGGTCTGTTGAAAGCGTATGTTGGGCCGAGTAATATCCGGTGACGGAAATCCAGGAATGCTGGTTTTACATTGCTGACGATTCTCCGGGGTATTTTCTATCACACCAAAGTCCAGCGCATTACCCACGCAAGCCGAGACACAAGCGGGTTTTAGCCCCACTTCCAATCGATCGACACACATATTGCACTTAGAAACCCGACCTTTCACCGGATCTAATTGAGGTGCATTATAGGGACAGACCCAAGTGCAGTAACCACAACCAAAACAGGTTTCAGGATCTTGCAGTACAGCGCCATATTCCGCATGTTTAGTATAAGCTCGGGTCGGACAGCCTTTTAGACAGACAGGATCGTCACAGTGGTTACAGGCCATAGAGATATTCATCCGCTTATAATCCGGATATGAGCCGCCCTCCACATAGCCGACCGAGCGAAATGCCAGATGAGCCGGCGTCTCATTTTTCTCGGCGCAGGCCGATTCACAGGCATGACAACCGATACAGTTATCGGCGGTAAAGAAGAAACCATGCTGCTTATTACGATCCGGGTTAGTCCCCACCTCTGGATTGTCATTGATGAACATCGACCGCCCCACAGGTTTATCGGTCAACTCCACTAAGTCGATGCGTTTACCGTAGCGATTTTCAATCTCACTTTCTGTTTTAGGTAGATAAGCGTAGGCCTGCTCTTGGGTGCGCACTTCCCAATGATTTGATCGCCCGAGCTGCTCTTCGCCTCTCTTGGGCAACGCATTCTTTTTTGTCATCTTTATGCCTGAGTCGGTCTCCGGGGTAAATTGTCCCACTGCCGCTTTACCACTCTCGCTGTGCAATTTTGTGCCTTCAGTTATCTGTGATGTCATTATCTCGTCCCCAGCCTTGAGTCTAAGGCTTCAAATTCGCAAAATTATTTCCTAGCGCTAAAATGCACGACGCTCGACATTGATCCGAGCAGCCTCATCTTGATCGATCGGCTCAATCCTCGTGCTGCACTGCTTGAATGCCGGCTGGCGTGAATAGGGATCGAGTAAACCTAAAGTAAGACGGTTGACACAATCGTGGTAATGAAACGGAATAAACACCATGTTACGTGGCACGCGCTGGGTTAACTGCACCATGACAACGGCATCGCCGCGACGACTGGTGAGACGCACATAGGTTTGATGTTCAACCCCAAGCTCTTTGGCCGCATCCGGGTTCATCTCCATATACGCCGTTGGACTGAACTTGTTACAGTTACCTATCTTGCCCGTACGGGTACGGGTGTGAAAATGCTCTACCACCCTGCCACTGTTGAGCCAGAAGGGATACTCGTCACAGGGCTGCTCATTATTGTTATAGAAATTTATAGGCAGCAGGTTTGCTTTACCTGACGGAGTTGGAAACAGGCCATCGCTGTAGAGTCTGGCTGTGCCTTTGAGGCTTTCATCTTTTTCTCTAAATGGCCATTGAATGCCTCTGCCCGCCTCGATTTTTTGATAGCTCATGCCCGAGATATCTAAGTTACGCGGACCACCGTGGGACAGCTTACCCTTGGACAGGTACTTCATCTCCTCAAACGCCCCTTCCGGCGTCTCGGGAAAATGGATCATCTGACCGTTATCGAAACGCCTGGCCAGCTGATTA is a genomic window of Shewanella psychrophila containing:
- the bioB gene encoding biotin synthase BioB, whose amino-acid sequence is MSDIQLRYDWQRDEIEALFALPMNDLLFKAHSLHRQVYDPNEVQISRLLSIKTGACPEDCKYCPQSARYDTGLEKERLIEIDKVLTEARSAKAAGASRFCMGAAWRNPHPRDMPYLKDMVSEVKGMGMETCMTLGMLSPEQAGELAEAGLDYYNHNLDTSPEYYGDIITTRTYQDRLDTLSNVRAAGMKVCSGGIVGMGEQASDRSGLLQQLANMEQHPDSVPINMLVKVAGTPFENIDDLDPLVFVRTIAVARILMPYSRVRLSAGREKMSDEMQAMCFFAGANSIFYGCKLLTTNNPEENEDMTLFKRLGLHPEQGKYATVEDDKAVFAKATAKANAIRDKQSSAFYDAAAL
- the bioA gene encoding adenosylmethionine--8-amino-7-oxononanoate transaminase, yielding MNKNNSDINPSISAAILPTPEFCTSKHSTSNIDLEFDKQHIWHPYTSMNNALPAFGVVSAKECELTLDDGRQLIDGTSSWWACVHGYSHPVIIDAMQAQLNKLSHVMFGGITHQPAIELSKKLVEMTSDNLTKVFLADSGSIAVEVALKMALQYWQGRNQPQKQRILTVKCGYHGDTFAAMSICDPEGGMHTMFGDSVTQHEFVSAPEASFGASFNPGELDEMRSKLEAQHHEIAAVIIEPILQGAGGMRFYHPDYLAGLRQLCDEFKVLLILDEIATGFGRTGKMFAYEHARINGQAIEADILCLGKALTGGYISLAVTMCSDEVAKGISDSPAGVFMHGPTFMGNPLACSAACASLDLLATNEWQGQISRIEAQLKSQLEEAKNYPEVKDVRVLGGIGVIEMNATVNTAELQQNFVDLGVWIRPFSNLIYIMPPYVITPEQLTKLTSAMKQVASTILPYKHEGFISNG
- a CDS encoding M4 family metallopeptidase; translation: MMLNNKMSLVCLAVSASMASSAYAANKVDVSNLINTTASNNIQNVISAEKGSEFRVSKEISLGKSGTKQRLQQYFYGIPVFGYSVSASKSNMGLYSQVQGSILANIAKPESFVKATITSEQALDISMKQKSNKSIRSDANNPKSDMWIYHDKSGEPRLVYITSYVVYGTNPSRPFTIVDAKTGAVIERWEGLNHTQLGTGPGGNDKVGQYEYGTDFGFLDVIESGDNCTMDSANVATVNLNHGSSGNTPFSYLCPRNTVKEINGAFSPLNDAHFFGNVIYNMFSDWYNTAPLSFKLTMRVHYGTEYENAFWDGSAMTFGDGKDFFYPLVSLDVSAHEVSHGFTEQNSGLVYANRSGGMNEAFSDMAGEAAEFYMLGSNDWLVGAGIFKGEGALRYMADPTQDGNSIGNAADYYDGIDVHHSSGVFNKAFYTLANTTGWDTRKAFDVMVRANQVYWTANSKFWDGACGVKSAAVDLGYSESDVLAAFTAVGVEACVEPDPEPEPTPEILINGTGVQVSGNTGNKAYYTLEVGAQPTDLSFAITGGTGDADLYVKFGEVPSSDNYDCRPYESGNEETCSIDSAQEGTYWVMLHAWEAFDGVSLTGSYQGVDLPNEAPVAAFEASFDRGNATFTSTSTDSDGDISDWSWNFGDGTSANGEYATHSYTDSGSYDVSLTVTDDDGASTIVTQTYEVEVSDAAIDLTVTRAKISNRGTIRVTLDWSGDFAQSYTVYRDGTAVGTSTNTHYTDRFHGEAGSSFTYKVCLSDTECSNDKVVNF
- a CDS encoding aerolysin family beta-barrel pore-forming toxin, producing MKISSSISTLFLSMACLPFLVSANTPEPIYPDQLKLFNLGSEICGEGYRTVTRDEAQSAKSAIVAKMGKWQISGLADKWVIMGPGYYGEIKPGTANNTWCYPKNSDIDAIPVLSTRAIPSGDEVDVQWRLVHDQNYFVQPASYLAHFLGYAWVGGNHSNYVGEDMDIVREGDSWRIQGNNQGSCSGYRCGEKTSIRVSNFAYTLDHTGFSHGEITESGKQLIKTITANAVNHEDTPQQVVVTLRYDTASNWSKTDTYGLSEKVTTKNKFKWPLVGETEISIEIAANQSWSSQTGGSENNGVSVEARPMVPANSTTPIRIAIYKSSISYPYQFDADISYDLTLNGFLRWGGNAWHTHPENRPTKSHTFTIGRWKDNASSISYQWDKRYIPGEIKWWDWSWTIDEYGLSTMKNTLGRVLRPIKSSVTGDFYAENQFAGDIEIGYPKTRQLDSSRSGGQGVELKDINFSADEMDLLGFENVELTVNPVVQP
- a CDS encoding DmsC/YnfH family molybdoenzyme membrane anchor subunit — translated: MTSQITEGTKLHSESGKAAVGQFTPETDSGIKMTKKNALPKRGEEQLGRSNHWEVRTQEQAYAYLPKTESEIENRYGKRIDLVELTDKPVGRSMFINDNPEVGTNPDRNKQHGFFFTADNCIGCHACESACAEKNETPAHLAFRSVGYVEGGSYPDYKRMNISMACNHCDDPVCLKGCPTRAYTKHAEYGAVLQDPETCFGCGYCTWVCPYNAPQLDPVKGRVSKCNMCVDRLEVGLKPACVSACVGNALDFGVIENTPENRQQCKTSIPGFPSPDITRPNIRFQQTKTMPEEMTRTDSMPVKYHKGEDGQYKPVIDQKVGKQQHWNLAKLNSRENPLVLFTLFAQAALGTFIVPFFAALGGVELFELFAASDMMLLLVVTSLSMTSFGLFMSVTHLGKPFRFYRGFNNLRYSPMSREGLGLAMFSAGLGLMAVCLLATNTWFNEQLISGGGLSLSKFIGSFSLANLTLGAGIFASISGVAGLYYMNQCYQIKARPFWNHWQTVTSFLGNSLSLGSMVSGVMILSTLAVLSLPLLPALQLLGGVWLFGVALETMGLIGHNRDLNASENEGGAAHYIQCTTFGKTYKLRNLLLAFNIFAGLSLLGLGESGLLNTQGATSESVGVSLWAFLAWSIIALINCISAVIGRALFYNLVIPTTMPGAFFWKNKGFEQHARDIGLADNPACGVVPCR